One genomic window of Medicago truncatula cultivar Jemalong A17 chromosome 1, MtrunA17r5.0-ANR, whole genome shotgun sequence includes the following:
- the LOC112418565 gene encoding uncharacterized protein: MVKFGIPETISTDQGSVFTGRKMVKFAEDTVEILLQSTRIQRQCEIVLNHYWNMVMDELVDLDEERLMALEVLARQKERVTKAYNKKVKSKLFAQGDLVWKVILPMDKKDRALGKWSPSWEGPWQILRVFSNNAYEIEEFYEDQRILRINGKYLKKYKPILQEIKIMQE; the protein is encoded by the exons atggTAAAGTTTGGTATTCCAGAAACCATTAGTACAGACCAAGGATCTGTATTTACTGGTCGAAAAATGGTAAAGTTTGCCGAAGACACAG TGGAGATCCTGCTCCAGTCAACTAGAATCCAGAGACAATGCGAAATAGTACTTAACCATTATTGGAATATGGTTATGGACGAATTGGTTGATTTGGACGAAGAAAGATTGATGGCATTGGAAGTCCTTGCAAGACAAAAAGAAAGGGTAACAAAAGCATATAACAAAAAGGTGAAATCGAAATTATTCGCCCAAGGAGACTTGGTGTGGAAAGTTATTTTACCAATGGACAAAAAGGATCGAGCTTTAGGGAAATGGTCACCCAGCTGGGAAGGACCATGGCAGATATTAAGAGTTTTTTCGAATAACGCATATGAAATCGAAGAATTCTATGAAGATCAAAGGATCTTACGAATAAACGGAAAGTACTTGAAAAAGTATAAGCCAATACTACAGGAAATTAAGATTATGCAAGAGTGa
- the LOC25483397 gene encoding glucan endo-1,3-beta-glucosidase — protein sequence MVIPQVNMVIPLLLLVLIGLASMKTGAQSVGIGVCYGRVANNLPPSEEVIDLYKANGIGRMRIYDPDQATLEALRGSNIELVIGVPNENIESIANSVSSATYWVQNNILNYSKDVKFRYIVVGNEIDPSNDPTSTFVLPAMLNINAALTSANLQHQIKVSTAIQMNLLGSSYPPSSGAFSTSSILYITPIVNFLVENEAPLLANVYTYFSYINDPKSIDLSFALFTSPNVKVRDEKNEYQNLFDATLGALYAALEKVGGANLKVVVSESGWPSHGDVGASVENAQIYHENLIKHVSVGTPNRPNQALETYLFAMFDENQKGPAETERYYGLFTPDKQLKYQISQLLKPSYSTNSSSSKSGGGSSESGGGSSESGGEMSYFTSSSPSESRAGVVVFILCFTLLFLYFV from the exons ATGGTTATTCCTCAAGTTAATATGGTTATTCCATTGTTGCTTCTTGTGCTTATTGGGTTGGCATCAATGAAAACCG GAGCACAATCAGTTGGAATAGGAGTATGTTATGGACGAGTGGCGAACAACTTGCCTCCTTCTGAAGAGGTAATAGATCTTTACAAAGCTAATGGTATTGGAAGAATGAGAATTTATGATCCTGATCAAGCAACATTAGAAGCTCTAAGAGGTTCTAACATAGAACTTGTCATTGGAGTTCCTAATGAAAACATTGAATCAATTGCTAATAGTGTTTCATCAGCTACTTATTGGGTccaaaacaatatattaaattactCCAAGGATGTCAAATTTAGATACATTGTTGTTGGGAATGAAATAGATCCTAGTAATGATCCAACATCAACATTTGTTCTACCAGCAATGTTGAACATTAATGCAGCACTCACATCTGCCAATTTACAGCATCAAATCAAGGTTTCAACTGCTATACAAATGAATTTGTTGGGAAGTTCCTATCCTCCATCATCAGGTGCATTTAGCACTTCTTCCATTTTATATATAACTCCAATTGTTAATTTTCTTGTGGAGAATGAGGCACCACTTCTTGCAAATGTGTATACTTATTTCAGCTACATAAATGATCCAAAAAGCATTGACCTTTCTTTTGCTTTATTTACTTCACCAAATGTTAAGGTGAGAGATGAAAAGAATGAGtatcaaaatttatttgatgCAACATTAGGAGCACTTTATGCAGCTCTTGAAAAAGTTGGTGGTGCAAATTTGAAAGTAGTAGTATCAGAAAGTGGATGGCCTTCTCATGGTGATGTTGGTGCATCAGTTGAAAATGCACAAATCTACCACGAGAATTTAATTAAGCATGTTTCTGTCGGGACTCCTAATCGGCCTAATCAAGCATTggaaacttatttatttgccaTGTTTGATGAAAATCAAAAAGGACCTGCTGAAACAGAGAGGTATTATGGTTTATTTACACCTGATAAACAACTCAAGTATCAAATCAGTCAATTACTTAAGCCATCTTACTCTACAAATTCCTCTTCTTCTAAATCGGGTGGAGGTTCTTCTGAATCGGGTGGCGGTTCTTCTGAATCGGGTGGAGAAATGTCTTATTTTACAAGTTCCTCTCCAAGTGAGTCTAGAGCAGGAGTAGTAGTATTCATTTTGTGTTTCactttattatttctttattttgtttaa